The Melanotaenia boesemani isolate fMelBoe1 chromosome 12, fMelBoe1.pri, whole genome shotgun sequence genome contains the following window.
CAATACAACACTGGTAATCTATCAATTTTCCCAGAACTAAAGATCaatttttcagctgttttaaaagGTAACATAATAAATAGTGACAGTACGAGGCTGTAACCCAATCAAATGTATGTGGTACATGTACCATATGTCTTCCCCCATCAAATAGCTGTAATGTTATGTTAAGAGGTGGAAGACTGCACACTGAATTCATGTTTGACAGCAGAGACAATCTGACattcacatttatttgaatACATGAGGAAATGTTGTTCTGaaagagattatttttaaattctctgCACACAGACATAAAACCATAAAGATTATAACTCTCACTCTGTACGGTCCAAAGAGCCTCCTCTTCACTTCTAATCGGTACTCTCTTGCTTTTTCTTCATCACTCATGTCTGTTGCTCTTAGACGCAAGATTTCATACACTCGCCTTGCATGTTTCTGTGGAAAGAAAACACATAATAATTTACAGGATTTTTCATTCATGCTACATTGGGAAGCTTTCACACATCCCAGCACAATAGCTACAGGAAGAAATACATGGAAAGTCTTTAAATTTTAAGGCTTTTacggtgcattcacaccagcccttctGATTCTAATCCTAGtttgtttgcttggaaagtccAGCTTGTTTGGGGGTGTGTGAATGTACAAACTGATGCAGAGCAAAGAAATAAACTCTGCCTAAAAGCAAAGGTCTCGGTTTGCTTCAAATGAACCAAATATTGGATGTGGACCTACAACGCAAAGAGCATTATGGGTAAACAGTGTTGTGCCAGTTACTGAAAAAAAGTAACTAgctacagttactagttactttattcaaaaagtaactcagttactttgttgATAACTACAGCagattataaaaaaagaaataaaaagtaatataacAGCTGTTAAAAAATTACATCTATGCTGCATGTTGAGCCTCTTTCTCCTACTCTTAATCATATATTGTATTTACATATGTACTTAGTTATTTGCGGGCATTGCCACTGTCtctctgtcaagtgaagttgtgtatgtgtgtgtgtgggtagggGCATGCTTGTTCAGATGCAATTggtaaccatggaaacggggCTGGGGACACTAGTTCCTGAAAAAAAGGACTGCTGTGTTCACGTTTCCTGTTCCGCGTTGCTTTACACTTACGAAAACAAGGCCAACAAGCGGACTTGGTGACACTGCCCATGTTGTGCTGCATCAGTGCTGTAAACAGGAAAAAGCTCACAGCTGCTGGACAAAATGTAATAACTAAGTAAGTAAAAGACAAACGTATGGCAACGATAACTGAGTAGTAACTACAACtaactacatgtttttttattcatcagtTCCTGAAGCAGAGCCGCTTCTGGCAAGGAGAGGAACATGTTATTCAGAAAGTAGAGTTTATTCAGGTGagagcagtgtgaaagcaaactgaagCCCCATTCATGCTACCTTACGTACGCAAATAGCAAAGTCCGTTTCAAGCGTCATATGtggccgtcctcatacttccatgcagcTTCTGCGTTATCATGGTTGTTGAGTCAGCTCCTCCACTAGCAGGCAGTGcaagccgacgtcagtttcagacactggcagcggtaatgcatcgctataaagGTGTTTCCAACCGCTCAACACGCCTCAAACACTTATGtagtctttattcaaaagcttgcacaatttctacagttgtccttgtcttcattcttctgcttttttccccccttcctggtcctcttcttcttctctggtttgtttctttcgctggtcacatgtcagctattctgctcaacactgccaCCGCAATTTCCGGTATTACTGCTTCCTTCACTGTGTAAAgcaacggatagctaagcttcatgaaaacagaccaaattacatgcGTAACAGACGCAGGAGACGGACGAAACTGTTGGTCCGAGTATCCGTCTTTTGCAtccagcataaatgggccttaagaccAGCTGAATGTTGCAACCCTCCAGTCCTGGTACTGATTCTAGCGGACTTaaaggtgtgaatgcaccccTAGATCAAGCGCAGATTCCAATATGAAACACTAAAAACCCATCAGGACTCAAATCCAATAGTTTTTATGACAATGAAGCAGACtttagcttttaaataaaacaattattgaacattttgtgaaaacataaaacatttatatcaagaaataagtaaaaaagaaaaagaaaaacctgatgATGAAATTTCAAAGGTCCATTTGATCTTTCGTCAAAATGACGTAACATGAACTTAGTTCAGAgtgtagaataaaaaaaaggcacccAGAAGGAAACATTACATCCTTTTGAGAACATAGTTGGAATTGGATCTGGATTCATCTAAAAATGTGAGCATGCAGCTGAAAAGACAAACTGCTGAAACTGTTGATTAACAAACTTGATGGCATCGATCAACAAGCACAAGAAGCCATTTCTTAAACAATTTGCTGCTTTATCCAGTTTTATCCTGACTGGAAAATCAATATTTGAGATTTCTGAACTGCTGGTCATGAGTTCTGTTGGTTTAAATGAAATGTGATGGACCTTTTCCCCCACATTGCTGACACTTCATTTATattgaaaacagttttagaaataaaaagcttttgCTGTGACAACTGGAGGCTTTTATACAGCACCTTGTTAATTTTCAGCTTGTCTTGTGCCTCTTGGATCATGTCAGCTGAGAAGCCGAGGTGCAGCTTGTCTGCAGCGAAGGACGACAGGCCTTGGCAAAGCTTCACCAGCACAAAATCTCTCAGCTTCACATAGTTCTCAGAGGGGTCTTCAGCTGCCAACAGACATAATATAGTTAAAAGGAGTTGACAATATCAAAGTCCAGGTTTTTACAACTGGTTCATAAACACACCAGTCTGGGATTGTTAAAACTGCTACAATCATGCCATTTTGCTGAGGGAtgaattatgtttttgtattagtttgttcattttgtggcactacaatttgtttttattttacttttttactaattttaaaatattagtaTCTTTGACTGCAACTTAgtataaaaaaagatgttaCCATACTGATGCTGTCGTGCCTGCTTGGCGAACAATTATAAAATGTTACTGTAGAGATGCTGAAATCATCCAGTTCAATATTAgaagtggcaaaaaaaaaaaaaaagttagttttattacatcaaaaagaaaaatagatacaGGATATAGGGTCATATTTTGACTATATTAGTTTAACCTGGGTGTTTTATACGTGTAAAATTTTACAATTGGTGTGCAAGTTAATTGatttcaatttaaattaaatggaataaaattactttatttatcccagagggaaatttaaatatttaaatcatttaaataatcacAATTAGAAGATTATGTAATAATTCTAACAGGCATAGTCATCACCATACAAATGGATAAAAGTACAACTCTATTTATTTAGGGTTTTTTCATGATTATAGCCACAAATACCTCTGGATGCAGCTGAATAGACTTTTAGAGTTAGACAGTCTTAGAGCAACAAAATATGTGACAAAGGCCAGAGCAGCAACGGCCTTCTGCaaagttttattgcattaaatcCAACTAATACTGAAAATGGTTTAGGCTGACTGGCCAAAGCAAGGCCAGACGGAAATCTGGAAGCGACATGCCAGACATATTCTGCCAAAGCAAATTAAACCCAAACTCTGAGATTTTACCAGGTCTTAAGCTACTAATGTACATGGTGTGGTGCAATGCATGTTACTCGTACTTATATTGTATTGTAGGAGTGGAAGGAATTTTTGTTATAtcaacaaaaatgaataaaaatctaGCTGTAACACGGGAATAATGAATAATGCAAGGCTGTACAAACTGGGGAGGTTCTGCTGTTGCGCAGCTTGATCTTAAAAAGTTGTTCTTAAAAAGCTTTTGACTGTCAAAGGAAAAAGCTGGGAAGCCTCTTTAGTATTCTCCTTCTATCTCCATGCAAGGCATCCATTTCGATCCAACAAGTTTCAATCAAAGACATACCAGTATAAAAGACAGCCCTGCAAATTAACTTACCGCCTGAGCCcatcagctgcagagaaaaatcatttaaactgTTCGTGGGTGATTCTCCAATCTTAGATTAAATGTTTATCCCATATTTTTCAACACAGTCTGTaccatggtaaaaaaaaaaaaaaaaagaaaaaagaaaaaagaaaaaaaaacttctaggaataaaatacaaaaaaaatatattacacacacataaatatatagGCTCACCTGTAATGTCTTGCACTTTAGGCAGACTGCAATAAAATCTGTGCACTGCCTCCAGAAGCTGAGCTCCATGACCCTCTCCTTGGAACGGAGGCAGGATCAGCATTTGGCTGTTCAAAGGTCAGATATACATGCAAATGAGAAGTCTGGCTTGTTCAAAATTtgtgacaaaaacatttctgtggcatctaagttgtttttttccccagtagGAATAGAAACTCCTTGATTGAAAGCAGGACATAATAGACTGTTATACTGATCCATCAATGCAGCAAATCAAATCACATCAAAAGCTTATCCATAAAGTTGTTTTCAGATACAAATCACCCTGGTTCGGTACTGAAACAAAATCTGGATGAATGGTTAGCTATATAAGCCAGTAATTTGGGCTCTTTGGGAAGAGGATAAAGAAATGTATAATTTTCCACTCCTTTTTGATACAAAAGAATGGGAAGGCACGTGCTGCCCCAGCAATTACCTTACACGTGGTCGGGTTTTGTCTGGGTATACGTAGTAATTATAAACTGTCATGTAGCCAACAGTTGCGTAGAGAGTCTCCCCATCTTTATTGTACTTTTCAAATCTGCAGATAAAACACAAAGGCAAACAGGTCAATTACAGGCACACTCCCATACAGTGTCCATTTTCGCCCCTCTGTTCTCATGCACACCCtctacccccccacccccctcacCACATCAGCATGTTAGAGCAGCCAGAGCCCGATTGGTACACCTGCTACAACCTGAATACATTATGCACTTAATTGGAGTACTGCAACTTAGAGGAAGAGAAGGGGTTGGAGGAGGGTTTGAGCTCCTCAAAATCACTTCAGTCCATTTTCCCCATTGTCGCCATTAATAGGTGCCAGGGTAAAGAAAACACAGGCAGAGGCTCTTTTTACTGTTAAGACATTGTTCAGTGTTTCAAAAGACAACAGTATTCAATTCAGCTCTTGCCCCTGAAAAATCTGAAAAGGGCTTTTGGCACAAAGGAAGCTCTTGCCTGATCAACAATTCTCCTATGGGGGGAAATATAATCAAACTGGCCTGGTAATTGGTCACAAGCGCCTCAAAGGGGGGCTTTGTTTTTCAATGACACAATAAAGGCTTTAGGGTAAAGCTGGGGGGGTTGGTGTCAATTAAGGAGGGCACTCACACAAGAAAGAAGTCCCAACGATCGTCATCTGTGTCGATGAAGCTGGCTGTCTCGATGAACCACATGAGGAAGGTCTGCAGGCGCTCGTGGTACTCTTGGAATCCCGGGCAGGTGATGTCAGCCTGGGGCGAACGCAGCAGGAAGAACAGCAACGATAAAGTGAAGATAATCTTAAAAAGCAAAAAGGTTTCATGATTTGTTGTGGTGTAGCGGTACAGGATGCTTGCACCTTGTGAATCTGGTAGGTGAGCTCTCCTGCCTCCTCATTGTGAACCGTGTAGGAGTGAAGAAGAGTGCCGAAGGGCTTGAAATTGGCTTCCTTCTCCAGTTGCGAGATGAAGTCGTCGGTGTTGTTGGTGAAACCAGCAGGAACTATTTCCCTGATCTTTCCGTCAATATCATCAGGCTGGATAACACAATGAAACCTGATTTAGTAATTCAACAAACAGATCTGAACAGTAAAGGAAATGTTTGTAGATTTTTAGATATATTCCGTTTCTTCCTTGAAGGAGACAAGAGtgcaaaatgaaatgaataagcacacaaataatgaaaagaaaaccatTAGGCAATTAAAACTGTCAGCTGAGCGGAGACCAaggcaccccccccccccctcccctccccccccGTTGACGAGGCCACTTAAATCAGTGCATTTACTACTCATGTTAAACCATGAATATGTGATGAAGTTGCCACAATAAACGCATTTCTGCTTCTCACTGGGAAATAAAATCTTATGAATTGATCTCAACTTAACAAACCTTTGGGCATCCATAAAAGAGGCCTCTCCTCTAATCCTGCCAAGTGAACCTAATCAAATGAATTGGCCCCTGCCTTTTCAAAGAGCCTCAGAGACAAAGGGGCCCTACCTTTGGACTTTTTACTCAGTGCAACGTGTGGTTAGTTCAGCTGTAATGTTTGCATTGTATCCATTTCCACAAGGATTGACATGAGAACACTTTGCTAAGCAGCCCTTTCACACCATTTACATGTGTGATGGGCATTATCGCTGCACAGAGACCCTTGCTGCTCAGCATTGAAAACTGGGAAATGAAGAAGGTCTGAGCAAAATGCACTACAAAAGGCTAATACAACATACTGCTAATTCCCCCCTTTCAGACATCAGCTAATATCTAACTGGAAGTAATGCACCTGCAGCTGAATGCCTCTTAACCATTGTAATTGTTCAGCCACATTTCTGGGGGAACAAGGACCACACTCAAAAGGCCATGGACAAACAAGTCGCTTTGTCCCGGGCACTCTCCTACATACTAGACACTAAATTGCACAGCCTTCCAGAATAGATGCCTTAGTTTGGCATGAATATAACTTAACAATGTTCCTTCAGAGCAGTTTGTTAATGTCTTTGATTTCTAACAATAAGTACAAAGGGACTACAAACTACCTAATATGTTGTATTGGTATTAATCCCTCTCTTTAATCCTCTCCGAGGACCAATCTTCATTCAATATCTGAACTAAATCCACTGCTTATAACTACAGTTTAAATTCTAAAATGAGAACTTTTAAATTCACAAGGATTGCGAATCAAATATAATAACTTTAAACAACTATTTCAAATTTCCCATTTTTTCTAGGCCACAAGAAAAGATCTGGTGCTGAATC
Protein-coding sequences here:
- the hat1 gene encoding histone acetyltransferase type B catalytic subunit; translation: MAEVNAMEKKLAEYKCDTNEAICLKLVRFPEDVDDDSTTFHPEYSHQIFGDDEVAFGYKGLQIQLFYTAGNLSTLFKVKYSSKVTETFDCVEPDDIDGKIREIVPAGFTNNTDDFISQLEKEANFKPFGTLLHSYTVHNEEAGELTYQIHKADITCPGFQEYHERLQTFLMWFIETASFIDTDDDRWDFFLVFEKYNKDGETLYATVGYMTVYNYYVYPDKTRPRVSQMLILPPFQGEGHGAQLLEAVHRFYCSLPKVQDITAEDPSENYVKLRDFVLVKLCQGLSSFAADKLHLGFSADMIQEAQDKLKINKKHARRVYEILRLRATDMSDEEKAREYRLEVKRRLFGPYRKNQRELAKMRKCLRPEELVSHMGQMDTQTQHEELEKSYQVAVEDYRKIIERLASQA